From the Platichthys flesus chromosome 6, fPlaFle2.1, whole genome shotgun sequence genome, one window contains:
- the b3gnt9 gene encoding UDP-GlcNAc:betaGal beta-1,3-N-acetylglucosaminyltransferase 9, whose product MMRRMVAMRRILHVKGDVMCTMLLLVVFCLLLYARQVAVSSGWDRPQWKLEIHGSTSPSRTLLGARGAKGGQESQEFPSSPSEQQLPACKPQSKSKAPQAKSKAPQAKSKAPLKSKGKSKSRRKNAAPTKPAGKPLPTMPPFDFEGYLREKDNRDFNLLIDQPEKCHIRGAEEEEGGEAPYMLIAVKSVAADFDKRQVVRRTWGKEGLFPNGVTIRTVFLLGVPRNRTALPLWDRLLTYESQTFRDILLWDFEDTFFNLTLKETHFLKWVNSSCPQVKFIFKGDADVYVNVENILEMLQGQKPEEDLFVGDIIIHAKPIRRRSSKYYVPEFVYGGGLYPNYAGGGGFVMSGLTARRLSSACQQVELFPIDDVFLGMCLQLIGVKPSRHQGFRTFGIPRPSAAPHLQTFNPCFYRELMVVHSLSVPQIWLMWNLLHDPDLSCHNRSSMTSSAFKWRGSMGEETGEVTGEVTGEETDYGEKRVFVMH is encoded by the exons atgatgaggaggatggtgGCGATGAGGAGGATCCTCCACGTGAAGGGAGATGTGATGTGCACGATGCTGCTGTTGGTTGtgttctgtctgctgctctACGCCCGACAG GTGGCCGTCTCCTCTGGGTGGGACAGACCTCAGTGGAAGCTGGAGATCCACGGCTCCACCAGCCCCAGTCGGACACTGCTGGGGGCCAGGGGGGCCAAAGGGGGCCAGGAGTCTCAAGAG TTCCCCTCCAGCCCATCAGAGCAACAGCTGCCTGCTTGTAAGCCCCAGTCCAAGTCCAAAGCCCCTCAGGCCAAGTCCAAAGCTCCACAGGCCAAGTCCAAAGCTCCGCTCAAATCTAAGGGGAAATCAAAGTCGCGACGGAAGAATGCAGCGCCGACCAAACCTGCTGGCAAGCCCCTGCCCACGATGCCACCGTTTGACTTCGAAGGCTACTTGAGGGAGAAGGACAACAGGGACTTCAATCTGCTCATCGACCAGCCGGAGAAATGTCACATccgaggagcagaggaggaagaaggaggcgAAGCCCCCTACATGCTCATCGCAGTCAAATCTGTTGCGGCAGATTTTGACAAGCGTCAG GTGGTCCGTCGGACATGGGGAAAAGAGGGACTGTTCCCGAACGGCGTAACCATTCGTACGGTTTTCCTGCTCGGGGTTCCCAGGAATCGAACGGCTCTGCCTCTGTGGGATCGCCTCCTGACCTACGAAAGTCAAACGTTCCGGGACATCCTGCTCTGGGACTTTGAGGACACCTTCTTCAACCTGACGCTGaaggaaacacattttctgaaatGGGTGAACAGCAGCTGTCCTCAAGTCAA GTTCATTTTCAAGGGTGACGCTGACGTGTATGTGAATGTGGAGAACATATTGGAGATGCTCCAAGGACAAAAGCCAGAGGAGGATCTGTTTGTCGGGGATATTATCATTCATGCCAAACCCATTCGCCGACGTAGCTCCAAGTATTATGTTCCGGAGTTCGTGTATGGGGGGGGTCTGTACCCAAACtatgctggaggaggagggtttgtgATGTCGGGGCTTACAGCCCGGAGACTGAGCTCTGCGTGTCAACAG GTGGAGCTGTTCCCCATTGATGATGTCTTTCTGGGAATGTGCCTCCAGCTGATCGGCGTCAAGCCCTCACGTCACCAGGGCTTCCGGACCTTTGGGATTCCCCGGCCGTCGGCGGCGCCCCACCTCCAGACGTTCAACCCCTGCTTCTACAGAGAACTCATGGTGGTCCACAGCCTCAGTGTCCCGCAGATCTGGCTAATGTGGAACCTCCTGCACGACCCCGACCTGAGCTGCCACAACCGGAGCAGCATGACGTCTTCGGCCTTCAAGTGGAGGGGCAGTATGGGGGAGGAGACGGGGGAGGTGACGGGGGAGGTGACGGGGGAGGAGACGGACTACGGCGAGAAGCGGGTGTTCGTCATGCATTAA
- the bbs2 gene encoding Bardet-Biedl syndrome 2 protein homolog, giving the protein MLVPIFTLKLNHKINPRMVTIGKFDGVHPCLTAATQAGKVFIHNPHARGQRPVAHRLSQSTQDSDISLLNINQAVTCLTAGQLGPNTTGDTLLVGSQTNLLAYDVHDNTDVFYREVSDGANTIVLGKLGDIASPLAIIGGNCALQGFDYEGNDHFWTVTGDNVRSLVLCDFTGDGKNELLVGSEDFDIRVFKEDELVAEMTENETVTSLCHMHGSRFGYALANGTVGVYDRTARYWRIKSKNHAMSIHAFDLNADGVVELITGWSNGKIDARSDRTGEVIFKDNLSSSVAGVVEGDYRLDGQQQLICTSIEGEVRGYLPAGKDMKGNLMDSSAEQDLIRDLSHRRQNLLLELRNYEENAKGVSETNSGIGVIPANTQLQTALSVRPATEAQKAHIELSISTPNETIIRAVLIFAEGIFEGESHVVHPSVQNLSGSVRVPIVPPKDIPVDLHIKAFVGGKSSTQFHVFEITRQLPRFSMYDINFDSSAAPPTGSVTFSISERPQRVVMWLNQNFLLPEGVENPDVTFNSLRGGGLLSISMASNGQITLMTDDIDLAGDLVQSLASFLAIEDLSAEADFPEYFEELRTTLTEVDEFHSVHQKLTAEMADHSNYIRNMLVQAEDARLMGDLIVMKKRYRELYDLNRDLVNEYKIRSNNHNALLACLKSVNLAIQRAGRLRVGKPKNQVISACRDAIKSNNVNSLFRIMRAGTASS; this is encoded by the exons GTCTTCATCCACAACCCTCATGCTCGTGGTCAGAGACCCGTGGCCCATCGCCTGAGCCAGAGCACCCAGGACTCTGACATCTCGCTGCTCAACATCAACCAGGCCGTCACTTGTTTGACAGCAGGACAGCTGGGACCCAACACCACTGGGGACACATTGTTAGTGGGATCCCAAACCAACCTGCTGGCCTACGATGTCCACGACAACACTGATGTATTTTACAGAGAG GTTTCCGATGGAGCTAATACCATCGTGTTGGGGAAACTCGGGGACATCGCGTCTCCTCTTGCCATCATTGGAGGGAATTGTGCCTTGCAAGGCTTTGACTATGAGGGCAATGACCACTTCTGGACG GTAACAGGCGATAACGTCAGATCTCTGGTGCTCTGTGACTTCACTGGTGATGGGAAAAACGAG CTCCTGGTTGGATCTGAGGACTTCGATATCCGAGTGTTCAAAGAGGACGAGCTTGTGGCTGAGATGACTGAGAATGAG ACTGTAACATCATTGTGCCATATGCATGGCAGCAGGTTTGGCTATGCCCTTGCTAATGGCACTGTCGGAGTCTATGACCGCACCGCCCGCTACTGGAGGATCAAG TCTAAGAATCATGCAATGAGCATCCATGCCTTCGACCTGAATGCTGATGGGGTCGTGGAGCTGATCACTGGATGGTCAAATGGAAAG ATCGATGCTCGCAGCGACCGCACCGGAGAAGTCATTTTCAAAGACAACCTCTCCTCCTCGGTGGCTGGAGTGGTGGAGGGCGACTATAGGTTGGATGGACAGCAGCAACTCATCTGCACCTCTATAGAAGGAGAGG TTCGAGGTTACCTGCCGGCCGGTAAGGACATGAAAGGGAATCTCATGGACTCCAGTGCTGAGCAGGACCTCATCAGAGACCTCAGCCACCGCAGACAGAATCTGCTGCTCGAGCTACGGAACTATGAAGAGAACGCTAAG GGTGtgtcagaaacaaacagtggGATTGGTGTAATTCCAGCCAACACTCAGCTCCAGACAGCACTGTCCGTGAGACCGGCTACAGAGGCCCAGAAGGCTCATATTGAGCTCAGCATTTCAACACCAAATG AAACAATTATCCGCGCAGTGCTGATCTTTGCAGAGGGAATCTTTGAGGGTGAGAGCCACGTGGTCCACCCCAGTGTCCAGAACCTGTCGGGCTCTGTCAGAGTCCCCATCGTCCCACCCAAAGACATCCCAGTGGATCTGCACATTAAAGCCTTCGTGGGAGGGAAGTCCAG CACTCAGTTCCACGTGTTTGAGATCACTCGTCAGCTTCCTCGTTTCTCTATGTACGACATCAACTTTGACTCGTCGGCCGCTCCGCCCACTGGGAGTGTCACCTTCAGCATCAGCGAGCGACCACAGAGG gTGGTGATGTGGCTGAATCAGAACTTCCTGCTTCCAGAGGGAGTAGAAAATCCTGATGTCACCTTTAATtcactgagaggaggaggactgttGTCTATCAGCATGGCCTCAAATGgacag atcacTCTGATGACTGATGACATCGACCTGGCGGGAGATCTGGTCCAATCACTGGCCTCCTTCCTGGCGATTGAGGACCTGTCAGCAGAAGCAGACTTCCCTGAATACTTTGAAGAGCTGAGAACTACACTCACTGAG GTGGATGAGTTCCACTCCGTCCACCAGAAGTTAACTGCAGAGATGGCCGACCACTCCAACTACATCAGGAACATGCTGGTGCAAGCAGAGGACGCTCGCCTAATGGGGGACTT GATCGTGATGAAGAAGCGCTACAGAGAGCTCTATGATCTGAACAGAGATCTCGTCAACGAGTATAAGATCCGCTCCAACAACCACAATGCTCTACTGGCCTGTCTCAAGTCGGTCAACTTGGCCATACAGCGGGCAGGTAGACTCCGAG TGGGTAAACCGAAGAACCAAGTGATCTCCGCCTGCCGAGACGCCATCAAAAGCAACAATGTCAACTCGCTGTTCAGGATCATGAGAGCTGGCACGGCCTCGTCCTGA